The following coding sequences lie in one Apium graveolens cultivar Ventura chromosome 3, ASM990537v1, whole genome shotgun sequence genomic window:
- the LOC141715107 gene encoding two-component response regulator ARR14-like: MDMNGSSASAENNEAISCVAQFVNILLVDHDTTSLMSVASQLEHQLYKVTSTESAAVALTLFQEQIYYYDIVIADNGMPEMEISEFLEKLHAHRMNIPVILIVEESTMHSVMENLSERVCYCFPKPPSHRDISDVWTHVRRVTGIMPSYSENTKHIDIDRNYNPGSALINQNQKNLKMNNDKNTLKRKKNQIEETSNASSDNSKNPRLSWNHDLHQKFLQALRVLGEHGAKPKAILNLMNEPNLTTLHVKSHLQNYKNHKDQFLNLEKGKPLNVENLAEGTNGSHQQFDEMPSEDEVNKLIEELKASGFNINEDVIN, encoded by the exons ATGGACATGAATGGTAGTAGTGCCTCTGCAGAAAATAATGAAGCCATATCTTGTGTAGCAcaatttgttaatattttgttggtTGATCATGACACAACTTCCCTCATGTCTGTCGCGTCTCAACTTGAGCACCAACTCTATAAAG TGACAAGTACAGAATCTGCAGCAGTCGCACTAACATTGTTTCAAGAGCAAATTTATTATTATGATATTGTAATTGCTGACAATGGGATGCCAGAAATGGAAATCTCAGAGTTTTTGGAAAAACTTCATGCTCATCGCATGAATATTCCGGTTATTT TGATTGTTGAAGAGTCAACAATGCATTCAGTTATGGAGAATCTAAGCGAACGGGTTTGCTACTGTTTTCCAAAGCCACCAAGTCACCGTGATATTTCAGATGTATGGACACATGTCCGTCGTGTGACGGGAATTATGCCATCTTATTCTGAAAATACTAAGCATATTGATATAGATAGAAATTACAATCCTGGTAGTGCTTTAATTAATCAAAATCAAAAGAACTTAAAGATGAACAACGATAAGAATACtttaaaaagaaaaaagaatCAGATTGAAGAAACTTCAAATGCTTCAAGTGATAACTCTAAGAACCCACGCTTATCTTGGAATCATGATCTTCATCAGAAGTTTCTGCAAGCATTAAGAGTTCTTGGAGAACACG GAGCTAAGCCTAAGGCTATTTTAAACTTAATGAATGAGCCTAACTTGACAACTCTCCATGTCAAGAGTCACCTCCAG AACTACAAAAATCACAAAGATCAATTTTTAAATTTGGAGAAAGGAAAACCTTTGAATGTTGAGAACCTCGCAGAAGGCACTAATGGTTCTCATCAACAGTTTGATGAAATGCCTAGTGAAGATGAAGTTAATAAATTGATTGAGGAGTTGAAAGCCTCCGGATTTAATATTAATGAAGATGTTATTAATTAA